One genomic window of Catenulispora sp. EB89 includes the following:
- a CDS encoding dipeptide ABC transporter ATP-binding protein, whose amino-acid sequence MALLEVQNLHTQIKLKRSTVQAVDGVSFTVEAGETIGIVGESGSGKTMTAMSIMRLLPNGGSSPDGSIFLDGRDLLQLDEDQMAKVRGNDVGMIFQDPMTSLNPTMTIGKQIAESVRIHRGASKAEGHERAVEVLSLVGMPSPQQRARDYPHQLSGGMRQRAMIAMALANEPKLLIADEPTTALDVTVQKQILELIDSLRERLGMAVILVTHDLGVIAGRADRVNVMYAGRIVENTTTERLYANPRHPYTEALFDSLPERGADSGTRLYSIPGMPPDLTRPPAACRFAARCRYAQDDCRAQDPPSRIDEVGHEFACFHPVGTAERSSQEVVVTLSEATTGEELPTPELGEVLLEVTDLVKDYPITKGFLRRQIGSVSAVAGVSFSIRKGETVGLVGESGCGKTTVAKLIVGLEDTTAGAMHLEGADLAAMKSGERRKKSRDVQMMFQDSYAAMDPRMRVRTVVREPLDIQKVGDKAARDARIAELFEQVGLPVSALERYPHEFSGGQRQRVGFARALAPAPKLIVADEPVSALDVSIQSQVLNLMKDVQAEHGLSYLFISHDLSVVRYVSDRIGVMYLGKLVELGPAESVYSRPIHHYTRGLLDTIPVADPEVEKAKASSGIVGELPSAINPPSGCRFRTRCPAAQEICGQVEPPLVPYGTEGHQAACHFPLWE is encoded by the coding sequence ATGGCACTACTAGAGGTCCAGAACCTCCATACCCAGATCAAGCTGAAGCGTTCGACGGTCCAGGCCGTCGACGGCGTCAGCTTCACGGTCGAGGCCGGCGAGACCATCGGCATCGTCGGCGAGTCCGGCTCGGGCAAGACCATGACCGCGATGTCGATCATGCGGCTGCTGCCCAACGGCGGCTCCAGCCCGGACGGCAGCATCTTCCTGGACGGCCGGGACCTGCTGCAGCTGGACGAGGACCAGATGGCCAAGGTCCGCGGCAACGACGTCGGGATGATCTTCCAGGATCCGATGACCTCGCTGAACCCGACGATGACCATCGGCAAGCAGATCGCCGAGTCGGTCCGGATCCACCGCGGTGCCAGCAAGGCCGAGGGCCACGAGCGCGCCGTCGAGGTGCTCTCCCTGGTCGGCATGCCCAGTCCGCAGCAGCGCGCCCGGGACTACCCGCACCAGCTCTCCGGCGGCATGCGCCAGCGCGCGATGATCGCGATGGCGCTGGCCAACGAGCCCAAGCTGCTGATCGCCGACGAGCCGACCACCGCGCTCGACGTGACCGTGCAGAAGCAGATCCTGGAGCTGATCGACAGCCTGCGCGAGCGCCTGGGCATGGCGGTCATCCTGGTGACGCACGACCTCGGCGTGATCGCCGGCCGCGCGGACCGGGTGAACGTGATGTACGCCGGCCGGATCGTGGAGAACACGACCACCGAGCGGCTGTACGCCAACCCGCGGCATCCGTACACCGAGGCGCTGTTCGACTCGCTGCCCGAGCGCGGCGCGGACAGCGGCACCCGGCTGTACTCGATCCCGGGCATGCCGCCGGACCTGACCAGGCCGCCGGCCGCCTGCCGCTTCGCGGCGCGCTGCCGGTACGCGCAGGACGACTGCCGCGCGCAGGACCCGCCGTCCCGCATCGACGAGGTGGGCCACGAGTTCGCGTGCTTCCACCCGGTGGGCACCGCCGAGCGCTCCAGCCAGGAGGTGGTGGTCACCCTCTCGGAGGCCACCACGGGTGAGGAACTGCCCACGCCCGAGTTGGGCGAGGTGCTGCTGGAAGTCACTGACCTGGTCAAGGACTACCCGATCACCAAGGGCTTCCTGCGCCGGCAGATCGGCTCGGTCAGCGCGGTGGCCGGGGTGTCGTTCAGCATCCGCAAGGGCGAGACCGTGGGCCTGGTCGGCGAGTCCGGCTGCGGCAAGACCACGGTGGCCAAGCTGATCGTGGGGCTGGAGGACACCACCGCCGGGGCCATGCACCTGGAGGGGGCGGACCTGGCGGCGATGAAGTCCGGCGAGCGGCGCAAGAAGAGCCGCGACGTCCAGATGATGTTCCAGGACAGCTACGCCGCCATGGACCCGCGCATGCGGGTGCGCACCGTAGTCCGCGAGCCGCTGGACATCCAGAAGGTCGGCGACAAGGCGGCCCGCGACGCGCGGATCGCCGAGCTCTTCGAGCAGGTCGGTCTGCCGGTCTCGGCGCTGGAGCGGTACCCGCACGAGTTCTCCGGCGGCCAGCGCCAGCGCGTCGGCTTCGCCCGGGCCCTGGCGCCGGCGCCGAAGCTGATCGTGGCCGACGAGCCGGTCTCGGCGCTGGACGTGTCGATCCAGTCGCAGGTCCTGAACCTGATGAAGGACGTGCAGGCCGAGCACGGGCTGTCGTACCTGTTCATCTCGCACGACCTGTCGGTGGTTCGCTACGTGTCCGACCGCATCGGCGTGATGTACCTGGGCAAGCTGGTGGAGCTCGGCCCGGCCGAGTCGGTGTACTCCCGGCCCATCCACCACTACACCAGGGGTCTGCTGGACACCATCCCGGTGGCCGACCCGGAGGTGGAGAAGGCGAAGGCCAGCAGCGGCATCGTCGGCGAGCTGCCCAGTGCCATCAACCCGCCCTCGGGCTGCCGGTTCCGCACCCGCTGCCCGGCCGCGCAGGAGATCTGCGGGCAGGTCGAGCCGCCGCTGGTGCCCTACGGCACCGAGGGGCATCAGGCCGCGTGCCACTTCCCGCTCTGGGAGTAG